A single region of the Silene latifolia isolate original U9 population chromosome 8, ASM4854445v1, whole genome shotgun sequence genome encodes:
- the LOC141594812 gene encoding uncharacterized protein LOC141594812, with protein sequence MPIQTTRLKKKDCECLVDKISNRIHSYGARKFSYAGRLTLVKHVLNTLHSYWASVFVLPKGVILRIEAICRNFLWDGSADYRRSPLVAWDTICRPKQEGGLGLKNQELWNIDMVGRLVDWVATNKESLWVNWVNANYLKGREWQEYTPTSNSSWVWRRICRVKQRLAVGICKGYGGCNPRHRFLGWLIAHNSLHTNSRLMRFGMDVDGQCVLCGLAEETQQHLFFACAYSRRVLQAVMDCTGLKLPEDDILHWCVHNSGLKIQRGVKVALVMSTLYQVWQQRNKCRVQRGYDEASCLAQWISEDMRKRIRERDKSRMTTHELDWLGNLKFT encoded by the exons ATGCCCATTCAAACTACTAGGCTTAAGAAGAAGGATTGTGAATGCTTGGTGGACAAGATTTCCAATAGAATACACAGTTATGGTGCAAGGAAATTCTCGTATGCTGGAAGGCTAACCCTGGTTAAACATGTATTGAACACGTTGCATTCATATTGGGCTTCTGTTTTTGTTCTCCCTAAGGGAGTCATACTGAGAATAGAAGCCATTTGCAGGAACTTTTTATGGGATGGCAGTGCAGATTATAGGCGCTCTCCTTTAGTTGCTTGGGATACAATTTGCAGACCAAAGCAAGAAGGGGGATTGGGGCTTAAAAATCAGGAACTATGGAATATAGATATGGTTGGAAGACTTGTGGATTGGGTAGCTACAAACAAGGAGTCCTTATGGGTGAATTGGGTGAATGCTAACTATCTGAAGGGGAGGGAATGGCAGGAATATACTCCAACAAGCAACTCCAGTTGGGTGTGGAGGAGGATATGCAGAGTGAAGCAGAGGCTAGCAGTGGGTATTTGCAAGGGATATGGCGGGTGCAACCCTCGG CATAGGTTCCTGGGATGGCTTATTGCTCACAATTCGTTGCATACAAATAGCAGACTTATGAGATTTGGGATGGATGTTGATGGACAATGTGTCCTTTGTGGGTTAGCAGAAGAGACGCAGCAGCATTTATTTTTCGCGTGTGCCTACAGTAGGAGAGTCCTACAGGCTGTGATGGACTGTACTGGTTTAAAGCTCCCTGAGGATGACATTTTGCATTGGTGTGTTCATAATTCTGGCTTGAAAATTCAGCGAGGGGTGAAGGTTGCTTTGGTTATGAGCACTTTGTATCAAGTATGGCAGCAAAGGAACAAGTGTAGAGTGCAGCGAGGTTACGATGAGGCCTCGTGCTTGGCTCAATGGATCAGTGAAGACATGAGgaagagaataagggaaagagACAAGAGTCGGATGACTACACATGAGCTAGATTGGCTAGGCAATTTAAAATTTACTTAG